One genomic segment of Hordeum vulgare subsp. vulgare chromosome 2H, MorexV3_pseudomolecules_assembly, whole genome shotgun sequence includes these proteins:
- the LOC123425034 gene encoding ATP synthase mitochondrial F1 complex assembly factor 2 has translation MATTLAGRRLLLLRRCAGGRRLFGTAAEASPGPGGEEAGGEAIYVRKPSSSATRDETSVAMPMSFMTGSVVGKRFYRDATVRRADDGNGWTVMLDYRTLKTPAKRPLKLHSRKLAMAVAAEWEYQEQDGIRPFTMPLMKLACTALERVPLTRTKIIANLMQKFHQDLVFCRSPADDELTKGVYEKQKEKIDPILDWVNTEFGFKPVVYTSFLGGKQDERLAKAVETVLKEANDCELASIDAMAAAAHSLVIPLAIFRGRLGIDESIELIRLEEDHQVDRWGLVEGGHDVDIADLKVQMSSAVVFLQLSWLK, from the exons ATGGCGACGACACTGGCGGGCCGCCGCCTGCTCCTGCTGCGGCGATGCGCGGGCGGCCGGCGGCTTTTTGGGACGGCGGCGGAGGCGTCACCGGGGCCGGGCGGGGAGGAGGCGGGGGGCGAGGCGATCTACGTGAGGAAGCCGTCCTCCTCCGCGACGCGGGACGAGACCTCGGTGGCGATGCCCATGTCGTTCATGACGGGGTCCGTGGTGGGGAAGCGGTTCTACCGCGACGCCACCGTGCGCCGCGCCGACGACGGCAACGGGTGGACGGTCATGCTCGACTACCGCACCCTCAAGACGCCCGCAAAGCGCCCGCTCAAGCTGCACTCGCGCAAGCTCGCCATGGCCGTCGCCGCCGAGTGGGAGTACCAG GAACAAGATGGAATCAGGCCTTTTACTATGCCTCTTATGAAGCTTGCTTGTACTGCACTGGAGAGAGTTCCGTTGACACGGACGAAAATAATTGCCAATTTGATGCAAAAATTCCATCAAGATTTGGTATTTTGCCGCTCACCTGCCGATGATGAACTTACCAAAGGAGTCTATG AAAAACAGAAGGAGAAAATTGACCCAATACTGGACTGGGTCAACACTGAGTTTGGGTTCAAGCCTGTTGTGTACACAAGTTTTTTAGGAGGGAAGCAGGATGAGCGGCTAGCTAAGGCTGTAGAAACCGTTCTGAAGGAGGCAAATGATTGTGAACTAGCATCTATTGATGCTATGGCTGCAGCAGCCCATTCCTTGGTAATCCCTCTCGCAATCTTCAGAGGAAGGCTGGGAATTGATGAGTCAATTGAGCTGATCAGACTTGAAGAAGATCACCAG GTCGATCGATGGGGCCTGGTTGAAGGAGGCCATGATGTTGATATTGCTGATCTTAAAGTCCAGATGTCATCGGCTGTTGTGTTCCTTCAACTTTCATGGCTGAAGTAA
- the LOC123425033 gene encoding bZIP transcription factor 60-like, with the protein MAIAEASPFADLPFPDDLPEFPHGPGGVGDDAFGLDGFNLDDLDIDFDFDLDLDLLPTDDVQLPSSPPPLATSSSSAGSPGGGGGGDSSSGSGGGADGGLKNDESSETSSRSASAGSDGKARDGVEGEDVKRRARLVRNRESAHLSRQRKKQYVEELEGKVKAMQATIADLSTRISCVTAENAALKQQLAGAGGAGVPPPLPMYPGLYPLPPPWMHPAYAMGARGSQVPLMPIPRLKTKQPASAAAEPPAKKSRKTKKVASVSLLGLLFLMMLCGCLVPAVNRMYGAVDSREGIVLGPSQSRHGRVLAVDGPRDSVSEGVDSELPHNSSQTLPVLLYIPRNGKHVKINGNLVIQSVVASEKASSRMCHSDGKSSCNQGQEDTSLAIPGHVAQLNSGEVMESAKAIKNKLMALPAGDGSIYREDDELLPQWFSEAMSGPMLSSGMCTEVFQFDISPTTIVPVYSSAMPNTSHNSTENVPSSQSHKVKNRRILHSMAIPLKGSTSNHTDHLKAHPKNESFAGNKPASSVVVSVLADPRVDADGRISSKSLSRIFVVVLVDSVKYVTYSCVLPFKTHSPHL; encoded by the exons ATGGCCATCGCGGAGGCATCCCCCTTCGCGGACCTACCCTTCCCCGACGACCTGCCGGAGTTCCCGCACGGCCCCGGCGGGGTCGGGGACGACGCCTTCGGGCTGGATGGCTTCAACCTCGACGATCTGGACATAGACTTCGACTTCGACCTCGACCTCGACCTCCTCCCCACCGACGACGTGCAGCTCCCCTCGTCCCCGCCGCCGCTCGCCACGTCATCGTCCTCGGCCGGGTCgccgggcgggggcgggggcggggactcctcctccggctccggtGGCGGAGCGGACGGCGGCCTGAAGAACGACGAGTCCTCGGAGACGTCTTCGAGGAGCGCGAGCGCTGGGAGCGACGGCAAGGCTAGGGATGGAGTTGAGGGTGAGGACGTCAAGCGGCGTGCGCGGCTGGTGCGGAACCGGGAGAGCGCGCACCTGTCGCGGCAGAGGAAGAAGCAGTACGTGGAGGAGCTGGAGGGCAAGGTCAAGGCCATGCAGGCCACCATCGCCGACCTCTCcaccaggatctcctgcgtcaccGCCGAGAACGCCGCTCTCAAGCAGCAACTGGCCGGTGCCGGTGGCGCAGGCGTCCCGCCGCCGTTGCCCATGTACCCGGGATTGTACCCTTTGCCGCCGCCATGGATGCACCCGGCTTATGCGATGGGAGCGCGCGGCTCCCAAGTGCCGCTCATGCCGATACCTCGGCTGAAAACCAAGCAGCCTGCGTCGGCTGCCGCAGAGCCACCGGCCAAGAAGTCTAGGAAGACCAAGAAGGTTGCCAGTGTCAGTCTTCTTGGGTTGCTGTTCCTGATGATGCTCTGTGGGTGTTTGGTTCCTGCGGTAAATCGGATGTATGGTGCAGTTGATTCTCGAGAAGGAATTGTGCTTGGTCCATCACAATCACGTCATGGGAGGGTTCTGGCTGTTGATGGGCCTCGAGATAGTGTCTCGGAAGGTGTTGATTCGGAGTTGCCACATAATTCAAGTCAGACGCTTCCGGTGTTGTTGTATATTCCGAGGAATGGGAAGCATGTGAAGATCAATGGAAATCTGGTTATCCAGTCTGTTGTTGCGAGTGAGAAAGCTTCTTCACGCATGTGTCACTCTGATGGGAAGAGTTCATGTAACCAAGGACAAGAAGACACTAGTCTGGCAATTCCTGGCCATGTGGCTCAGTTGAATTCTGGAGAAGTCATGGAATCTGCTAAAGCAATAAAAAATAAACTGATGGCTTTACCTGCTGGAGATGGAAGCATATACAGAGAGGATGATGAATTACTGCCACAATGGTTTAGTGAAGCAATGTCAG GTCCTATGTTGAGCTCCGGAATGTGCACCGAAGTGTTCCAGTTTGATATATCCCCGACCACCATTGTTCCTGTCTACTCCAGTGCTATGCCCAATACATCACATAACTCCACGGAGAACGTCCCCTCCAGTCAATCCCATAAGGTCAAGAACAGAAGGATTTTACATTCCATGGCCATTCCCCTAAAAGGTTCAACATCCAACCACACTGATCACCTCAAAGCGCACCCCAAGAACGAGAGCTTTGCTGGAAACAAGCCGGCCTCATCCGTGGTGGTCTCTGTCCTGGCCGACCCAAGAGTGGATGCCGATGGGAGGATCTCTTCGAAGTCATTGTCGCGTATATTTGTTGTAGTCCTTGTTGACAGTGTAAAGTATGTCACTTACTCATGCGTCCTGCCGTTCAAAACCCATAGCCCTCATCTTTGA